The Microbacterium luteum genome includes a region encoding these proteins:
- a CDS encoding acyl carrier protein: MALTNDEVLAGLAELITDETGISADEVAMEKSFTDDLDIDSISMMTIVVNAEEKFGVTIPDDEVKNLKTVGDAVTYITSNQA; encoded by the coding sequence ATGGCACTCACCAATGACGAGGTCCTCGCCGGACTCGCCGAACTGATCACCGACGAGACCGGCATCTCGGCGGACGAGGTCGCGATGGAGAAGTCGTTCACCGACGACCTGGACATCGACTCGATCTCGATGATGACCATCGTCGTCAACGCCGAGGAGAAGTTCGGCGTGACCATTCCCGACGACGAGGTCAAGAACCTCAAGACGGTCGGCGACGCCGTCACCTACATCACGTCCAACCAGGCGTAA